From the genome of Syngnathoides biaculeatus isolate LvHL_M chromosome 4, ASM1980259v1, whole genome shotgun sequence:
aacacgcaaactccacacaggcggggcggggattgaacccgggtcctcagaactgtgaggccaatgctttaaaagctgaccaccgtgctgccgtaattaaatatgttaaaaaaaaaaaaaaacacgtgagacagacaacacttaaTGGCGGGATCAGACTAAAAGACACATTAGGTCTTTCACAATTATACTATGTCAGactatccatttatccattttctgagctgcttatcctcacaaaggtggcGGGACTGCTGGAGTTTATCTTAGCTATCtcagggcaggaggtggggtaaaccctgaacggGTTTCCAGCCAATACTTTGTACAGCATTGTATATTGTACATAATAcaactactgcaataaaatgttgcATTCCAAAACCATCTCTTCCCGTCTTTTACGATCACTGGTCTTTTATCTTGTTTACTCAAATGCGACAGATACACTCATTATCGCGgctataacaacaacaataggtTATGcattaattttgttaaaaaataaaacagaacaaaatggggaaaaatgtttggtggtggtcactgatgaagatgtttttttcgaTGATTGCTTGAGGTGTGTTTACGTTATTTTTAATACGAACCGGCTCACAACCAGCCTAAAAAACGTGATGTGGCCTAGCATGCAAGGGCAAGCACGAACGTTTGAAtataaacatgctgccattctgtAAAATCATGCTCTAAAATTTTGGCGTGTGTGAATAACAAAGTAATTGAATTAGTTACCacccattatttttgtcatgttggtATGACCTGATGAGAATATTTTCAAGTTACTCAGGATACAGTACAGTAGATGAACAAGTATAATAATTAAACGCGTTGCTCTAGCTTGTGATCACATTGGTGATCAGTTATAGTTTTTGCTTTTAAACTCAGTGATGGGCCCTAAAACGGCTGACTGTGTCAAACCTtatgataattaaaaaatataaggtctgccttaaaaaaaaatacaattcatatATGATCATTGCGTTTACTTTAGGTAGGGATTTCGTGTTTTCTTACAGTATTTACAGTTGACGACCACAAAAAGAACTCCTGGTctgtttcttctccttttcccgCCCCTTCAAGTGACAAAGTGATGAACAAGCATCATGGTCATTTTGTCACTctttggaaaagaaaaggaCAACATCCATGCAATGCAGGACAAAGTGTGCATGATGTGCTTTTTTGTGTTGAGTTGGGGGTCAGCATAAACACAACGGCCCAACTCGGAGCCGACTAGGGGGCTCTCACAGAAGAGTCACTAGTCATCTTCGTCAAATGgaccaatgttgttgttgtcccgTCTGCTCAAATGGTTAGCCGCGTTAGCTTCGACGCAGCTCGCTCTCGGGTGCACTTCACCGGGTGCGCTTTAACGCTCGCCCGCATCTTGGTCTCCTTTCATGAACAAATAAAGTAGAGGGCAAGCATGCTGATGCAACGATGGAAAGAGTCGTAAATTCAGCAATTTGGACCTACCGCCTACTTTCAAGACCCTCAGCGAACACCAACAACCTTGGCTTCCCTTTATAAAATCGCTCTCGTCAAGTGTGCCACAAAACTAATTTccgtttcttcattttcaaaataagactgAGGCGGGTCGAACGAGTTTACGTTCACTAACCAAtctcggggggaaaaaaaacacacattatcCCTAGTAAGtaaataagtaagtttctttcgacttggcccgttaggggttgccatcGCGTGGCCTCACAGATGAACGCtagtttgtttggcacagtttttacgccggatgccctccctTGACCCAACCCACTTGAAACCACACACTATCCCCAACAACTCTATATGTAATTACACTATATGTAAATCCAGACAACATGGGCGTTCAGAACCAAATCCTTGCACctgactggcgatcagttcatGGGGCTTATAGGCCCCTGCActggtgaggacaagcggcttgcatggaaaatgaatggatggatggatgctttggaAAGTTAAACGGAGTTTCTATTTGGTAGATGGTATACATCGATGAAGCAAAAAGCATTGTTTCACATACTGAAGCATATACTGTAATCTTTTCgtataatacacacacaatctgtggaaaaaagaagtgaatgtggaaaaagttgccTAAGCTTTTACTTCATAGGACTGTATATATGCTGCCTAGTGTTCTCATATAACTTGACTCCCAGGGCCCGGCCCTCAAAACTGTGGAGGACCACCTCTGCATGATCCAGGaacaaataatgataataataataataataatataaataaataaataacactaTAGTGTATACAAAAAAGTGCacggaaaaacaaacacatttttcatcccAAAATATTaatggaaacattttaaaaattttcacaAGTGACATGACATATGATGTGTCTGTTCCAATGATGGCAGCAGTTTGAAAAGATcagaaaaatataatacaacacaaataaaatacaagttcTAAATAGAAAGGATGAATTGGAGATGTTGCAATGTTCAGtgtcatgtacagtaaatacaagcatttcaaattgtctAAATAGGGAGAGGAAGCTGTTGATTAGTGCTTTGATGAGTCCACACTTTACGATGTTTTTGGGGAATCACGGACATGATGTCCTCCTggtcaaagaggaaaaggaccatCTGAAATGTAAACAGCGTAAAGTTCAAAAGTCCGCATCTGTGATGCTACAGGGTGTGTTGGGGACCATGGCATGCATGGGTAACTTGCACCAAAAAGTTGAACAACTATAGCTTTTGATCTTACCTTAAATTTACATAacacattacattacataacATGATACACAATTTGAAGgataaaattaattttcttaACTTCAGATAATCAGTGCCAAGCAAATCATGCCAATAGCTTTCTGTTGCAacacctaatgggacaaaccaaATGTAGCAACAAGTTGACgccatttttttgcttcttctctGTATTCTGGACAGTTTTggtcattttgacattttctctGAGGTCACATCATTACATTTGCCACTAGCCCAACAAAGAAAGAACAGAGTAGTATTTGCTACCATTTGTAATAATACTAACTGGAGTAGTTTTGTAATTTGAACATGGTTTCTGTTAAAAGCTATTTGTCAAATCATTGCAAGATCCCAGAATAAAAGGGGAGGGGCCGGCACATAagtgattagcacatctgcatcacagttctgaggaccgggattcaaattccgggcctgcctgtgtggtgtttgcgtgTTAACCCCGTTCCTGCGTCCtttttgtccaggcactccggtttcctcccatatcctcaaaacatgtatggtaggttaagtggagacactaaatttcccataggtgtaaatgtgagtgcaaataatttctgtgtcccctgtgattggctggtgacgagttccgggtgtaccccacctcatgcccatagtcagctgggattggcagcAGCCTgcccacaaccctcatgaggattacTGGTACAGAGAATGCATAGTCATAGTAATATGCAGTTCTGCGccagagttctgaggtttggggtttgGATCTAGGCTTTGAGTGATCTGTGTGTTTACATGTTCCCCCATGCTTTTGTGGCTTTTCCACAAATATATATGTTTTCTTAATTGAGCACTCACTTATTGCTTATAGGTGTGAATGACTGTGTGCTATCTGACCAGTCCATGGTGTACTCTGCCCCCCACCCACCGGCCCAGACCAATTAGTGCCTACAGACCAGGGttcaatacagtgaagaaaataagtatttgaacaccctgctatgttgcaagttctcccacttagaaatcatggaggagtttgaatttttcatcgtatgtgcatctccactgtgagatatatgatatatatatttatgtatgacTCATTTATTTTAGTCTCAGAGGACTTAAAAAAAGATTCAGTTATACCACACTACCCACATTCATCACTACCATGGAGGTCTTCAAATCTCCTATATTAATGAATCAATGAACACTCCCAGTCAATGccaaaaacaatgtttattattaaaggggaaatagATGAGGGGCATTTGTTGTGATGTGCCACTCTCTCCACATTGTCTCAGCCCAGGAGATCAGAAGGGGATAATGGTATTTAAATATCCTGTAAGCACATGGATCCTCTAAGTCAGCAACATTAATGGGGCGTGAGGCATCCTGCTCATGTCCTCCGTGCTTAGGTAAATGAGTATTAGACTGAAGTAATGTTGCCAGCCTTTGCGCACTGAGATGGGGAGCACCGACAAAGTCTTTCGGTTCTTCAACAGGAGACAAAGTCTCTTTCCCAACTACAAAGTCACAGGTTCTGACGTCAGTCGAAGATCTTCTGAGATCGTTTATCCATCAGCAAAGGAGAGCTGTGTGAGGACATGGAACTCCATGCAAGAGCTGAGCAGAGACATCTACGACATCTATGCTGAATATGAAGATGAAGACGATGATGGCTTCTCCAGACAGATTTCCCCATCCAAAAATTATATGATCAACATCAATGTAGGTGGGAAGCCCTACCAGATCGCCTACAAGATGGCAGCCAGGTACCCCAAAACCAGAATTGGACGACTGGCCACTTACACCGACCACAACATGAAACTGGACCTGTGTGACGACTACAATATGACCAACAACGAGTTCTTCTTTGACAGAGACCCTGATATCTTTCACAGTATCTTTAATTTCTACCGAACTGGGGTGCTGTGGATCAAGGACGAGCTGTGCCCACGCAATTTCCTGGAAGAGATCAACTACTGGGGGGTGAGGATCAAGAACACCCAACGCTGCTGCCGCATCTCCTTTGAGGAGAGACAGGACGAGCTGAATGAGCAGTTGAAGATTCAGAGGGAGCTGGAAGCTGAGGTGGAGATTGAGGAGAATGAAGCACTCTTTCAAGATATGTTCATGGGCCGCAAGCGGCGAGCAATATGGAACTTGATGGAGAAGCCATTTTCTTCAGTCAAGGCCAAGCTGATGGCAGTCACCTCCAGTTTGTTCGTCTTGATCTCGCTGGTGGCGATGACACTGAACACAGTGGAAGAGATGCAGTACAGAGCTCATATGGGGCAGCTCAGTGGAAAGACTTACTGGGAGTACGTAGAGTCAATGTGCATTGCCTTCTTCACTATGGAGTATCTGTTACGTCTTGTGTCCACCCCTGAACTCAAAGCATTCAGCAGGAGTGTGCTCAACACCGTGGACCTGATCGCCATCCTGCCTCTCTACCTCCAGGCCATTCTGGAATTCTTTGACAACAAGGAAAACTACATGAAGCACGAGGCCGACATGCAGGCCGTGGGCCAGGTGGGGAAGCTTGGACAAGTCCTACGTATCATGAGACTAATGCGGATTTTTCGTATCTTGAAGCTGGCCCGACACTCCACAGGCCTGAGAGCGTTCGGCTTTACTCTGCGCCAGTGCTACCAGCAAGTCGGCTGCCTGTTCCTCTTTATTGCCATGGGAATCTTTAGCTTCTCTGCCATGGTTTACACTGTGGAGCACGACATGCCTCAAACAAACTTCACCAGTATTCCTCACGCCTGGTGGTGGGCATCTGTAAGTATGGCTTTGTCAACTGAAAGAttcagcaaattttttttttttttttttgtggaaatagGTTTTCCATGAGGTTTCAAAATTGGAAGGGATTTGATGACCTCATTTAGCATGTATACAGTCTCTCCTTTGTGGCTTACATTTGTCATCAGACACGTTTTCATTCTCTGTTCCTTCCGTCGCTCGCTGGTCTCTGTCAGTCTGCATGCAAACATTAACCAATCCATATATAACAAAATGATCATGAATATGATAACactctgttttgttttaagcCAAAACCTTAAGTAGAAATAATTAAGTATCTTATGAAAGTAGACTGTGGTAATACACACCATTATGACTTagtcttttttaacaaatcactTTTTGATGTTATTTAGTTTTCATCATGCAAAAACATTAAACACCGGGGCAATTAATTCTTTAGTAGCTTTTCCACTTTCGAgactgcttgtcctcatcagTGAGCAAGAGCCCATCCCGGCAGACGTTTGGCAAGATGTGGTGGATACCCATGGCTTGTCTAGCGTCAGTTGCAGAACTTCAGTGCTCCAAattgaaagccacattttttttcttggtagtTAGAATCGTCAGTCATCACTGTTTTCCCTACTTCCAGAACGGTTGACGCTCTGGTCAGCTCAAATAAATCCCACTCATTTCCAGTATTACTTTTCGAACAGACACAAACATTTCTGCTGATGGAGTTGCAATCCGTACTGAGGAAGAACTTTAGCTTCTCTGATACCAACTAGTGGCAAGCATTCTTTATTCTTTTCTGGCGACCTCTTCTTTTGCGGTCTCCtttccaagtactaaccagggccaaacccgcttagcttctgagatctgacgatattgggcattctcagggtagcatggccttAAGCTCTTTTCTGGCAACCATTTATGATTATACAGTTTGTAGAATGCATGTCCGACAATCAGACTTTGTTTCCCAGTGTACAAATAGTTAATCAAACATTATATATCCTCATGCAGTAGAATACGGGAGTGTATATCCTACGCTTGTGATATTATCTTT
Proteins encoded in this window:
- the LOC133499696 gene encoding potassium voltage-gated channel subfamily V member 2-like isoform X2, coding for MQELSRDIYDIYAEYEDEDDDGFSRQISPSKNYMININVGGKPYQIAYKMAARYPKTRIGRLATYTDHNMKLDLCDDYNMTNNEFFFDRDPDIFHSIFNFYRTGVLWIKDELCPRNFLEEINYWGVRIKNTQRCCRISFEERQDELNEQLKIQRELEAEVEIEENEALFQDMFMGRKRRAIWNLMEKPFSSVKAKLMAVTSSLFVLISLVAMTLNTVEEMQYRAHMGQLSGKTYWEYVESMCIAFFTMEYLLRLVSTPELKAFSRSVLNTVDLIAILPLYLQAILEFFDNKENYMKHEADMQAVGQVGKLGQVLRIMRLMRIFRILKLARHSTGLRAFGFTLRQCYQQVGCLFLFIAMGIFSFSAMVYTVEHDMPQTNFTSIPHAWWWASVSISTVGYGDVYPETILGRLFAFICIAFGIILNGLPISILFNKFSDYYSKLKSNQYTASLKNRGKVRFAKRTAQKLNDCFEKVHRPVS
- the LOC133499696 gene encoding potassium voltage-gated channel subfamily V member 2-like isoform X1, producing the protein MGSTDKVFRFFNRRQSLFPNYKVTGSDVSRRSSEIVYPSAKESCVRTWNSMQELSRDIYDIYAEYEDEDDDGFSRQISPSKNYMININVGGKPYQIAYKMAARYPKTRIGRLATYTDHNMKLDLCDDYNMTNNEFFFDRDPDIFHSIFNFYRTGVLWIKDELCPRNFLEEINYWGVRIKNTQRCCRISFEERQDELNEQLKIQRELEAEVEIEENEALFQDMFMGRKRRAIWNLMEKPFSSVKAKLMAVTSSLFVLISLVAMTLNTVEEMQYRAHMGQLSGKTYWEYVESMCIAFFTMEYLLRLVSTPELKAFSRSVLNTVDLIAILPLYLQAILEFFDNKENYMKHEADMQAVGQVGKLGQVLRIMRLMRIFRILKLARHSTGLRAFGFTLRQCYQQVGCLFLFIAMGIFSFSAMVYTVEHDMPQTNFTSIPHAWWWASVSISTVGYGDVYPETILGRLFAFICIAFGIILNGLPISILFNKFSDYYSKLKSNQYTASLKNRGKVRFAKRTAQKLNDCFEKVHRPVS